aattcgcaTATACAATTCAATgatttgtatatacaattatgCTATAATTGGGACAGAACTAttgatattatgttatatactGTGCCTGTAtcttaacatattttattaacgatatttattgcaaatattaataaaaatcttctgCTGAAAAAATCACATTCTCTCAAAAATTATGTCGATAAtagtgtattatatataaaagcgTTCCTCCCAGTGCCTTTACCATATTAGTTGCAGACTAGTTGAATGGATTAAAATAGGGCAGCCGTTGtgagtatatgtatatccatTTCAGATTTAGAAAACTCTCATCTGACAGAAATTGACCATTTGAGAGGTTTGATAATATAACACAAAAGATTTTGATAAAGATCTTTGAGAATATAACACATAATACggttgtataaaatattctgaacaCTGTAACATTCAGATGCTGTTCAAGAATATACCGCAGATAAATATTCAGTTATTAAACTGtccatttataaatatccatTTTATATGGTTGTATTATTctgctttatattatttttttctgtttaattatttcaagtcTGTCCCATTAGACACCACTGTATGTTATCTATAGCTCttgataatttgaaattttgatcgaTAATTGGCTACTTATTCAATTTAATCATCCGCATTATTTATAGGTAtccaaaatatttacaactttACTTGCAGATGTTTCGATTTTTTGTAGTTCCTAAAATTCAATCTCTCTTTACAGTAGAAGAGGAGTTTCGTTTAAAACTACTAGTTCCGTGCGAAGTTATTACCCATTCTCTGAATTAGTAAAACTTCCATTGACTTCAGTAACTGTTTCGCATGCAAAAATTCAGTTACTTTCAGAATTAACTTCTTTTGCACCTTCACCATCTCCTTCTTCGCGTGTCATGCTTTCTATTGGCGCCTGTGCATCCTCTACATTGGTAATGTTAGCGGATGGCAATTGTCCCGATTGGACTGATGGAGTTACAGATGGTGGACCATTTTGAGCAGCTCCTTGTGGGAATCCTGTTTCTGCTGATACTAAATGCGATGGCATATGTGGTGAAGCGGTTTGAGATTTCCtacttttttctccctttctccataacgttatttcctaaaaaaatgtaattgtaaaaagtatttcaataagAAGTTAGTAAATCAGAGGCTTATTATTCAACTTACTTGTTGTTTGAAATATCTACGATCTTCCTCATCCATGAGAACTAAATTAAGGTAATATCTAACactgaattttttattgatgtcaCGCATTGTAGGTGTCAAATCATAGCCTGCTAGAAAGACTCTTATTGGAATAGACTCGCCTCGGACTGGTGCTCCATccattatttcatatttcgctATAGTTTCATTTTCCGTAAATGTATGTGGACctgcaaatatatattctatttataatagtattcaaattataagaaagattattataaatatatttatgagaaaaaaGATCTAAAAATTATACTGTACCAGAACCGGTAGTTTCCCGTTTTATTATAGCAATTTCCatgtgtttaatttttattctaaccaaaagaaaatatattttcccaACAATAACATCTTTTAAATGATATctgaaaagatataaatgtaaGTTAATCTTTAAACTCAATATTAGGCATTAAGAGTTACATAATTAAACTTTACATCAAAGCAACTTACTTGCTTTTATTATACTCAAATTCAATATGCAAACAGTCTTCAATTCCAACTTCCATTTTAATAGGATTGTTCATATCTGGATAGGAACTAAGAGTGTGGACAACTAATTCAAGTTCTTTAACAATATCACTAAGTCTTCGAACAATTGTAACTTTGAGAAAATATCTTAGTCGTACATTAGATCCTGTGTAACTTTCAAATGGTTTTTCTACATTTGCGAATTCAAAAGTATATACTGTGTTATGAGTTAGTTCTCCTGGCCTAGCTAATTCCTTAACTAGACTTGTAAACTCATGATGATTTCCTCTAtcataatataattcaatttgtccaataaattctacttttaCACCTTGATGCTCCAATTTACCAGCTTTCCTGAGACTAATATTAATCTGcaaataatag
The DNA window shown above is from Bombus pyrosoma isolate SC7728 linkage group LG7, ASM1482585v1, whole genome shotgun sequence and carries:
- the LOC122569646 gene encoding vacuolar protein sorting-associated protein 26B-like produces the protein MSFFGFGQSADIEITLDGAETRKTADIKSEDGKKERHLLYYDGETVSGKINISLRKAGKLEHQGVKVEFIGQIELYYDRGNHHEFTSLVKELARPGELTHNTVYTFEFANVEKPFESYTGSNVRLRYFLKVTIVRRLSDIVKELELVVHTLSSYPDMNNPIKMEVGIEDCLHIEFEYNKSKYHLKDVIVGKIYFLLVRIKIKHMEIAIIKRETTGSGPHTFTENETIAKYEIMDGAPVRGESIPIRVFLAGYDLTPTMRDINKKFSVRYYLNLVLMDEEDRRYFKQQEITLWRKGEKSRKSQTASPHMPSHLVSAETGFPQGAAQNGPPSVTPSVQSGQLPSANITNVEDAQAPIESMTREEGDGEGAKEVNSESN